A window of Thermosynechococcus sp. NK55a contains these coding sequences:
- a CDS encoding cobalamin-binding protein, with product MRLVSLLPSATEIVAALGLLPFLVGRSHECDYPPAVKALPVCTRARLDAQQSSLAIDRAVQDLLQAALGIYDLDLATLQALKPTHIITQDQCDVCAVTLAEVQRAIAELLEPPPQLISLQPHCLEDVWEDIRRVGLILGVAPDPLLSDLKARIRACQSRVSDRPRRQVVTIEWIDPLMASGNWIPELIALAGGENLLGTAGKHSPYIEWSTLLTIDPEVILVMPCGFDLERTQQELDQALQTHPQWQQLRALQTGQLYIVDGNAYFNRPGPRLVDSLEILVEILHPCPEPKFCGVGWRPYRPYVVPSMAKMSD from the coding sequence ATGCGCCTTGTTTCTCTTCTGCCCAGTGCCACAGAAATTGTTGCTGCTCTGGGGTTGCTGCCGTTTCTTGTGGGTCGCAGCCATGAGTGTGACTATCCGCCTGCAGTCAAGGCATTGCCTGTCTGTACCCGGGCTAGGTTAGATGCCCAACAGTCGAGTTTAGCCATTGATCGAGCGGTTCAGGATCTGCTGCAAGCGGCCTTGGGCATTTATGACTTAGACCTGGCGACTCTGCAAGCGCTAAAACCCACCCACATTATTACCCAAGATCAATGCGATGTGTGTGCGGTTACCTTGGCAGAGGTCCAGCGGGCGATCGCCGAACTTCTGGAGCCGCCACCGCAGTTAATTTCTCTCCAACCCCATTGCCTTGAGGATGTCTGGGAAGATATCCGACGGGTGGGTCTGATCCTTGGGGTTGCTCCAGACCCCCTGCTGAGTGACCTGAAAGCGAGGATTCGCGCCTGTCAAAGCCGGGTGAGCGATCGCCCCCGCCGCCAGGTGGTAACTATTGAATGGATTGACCCCCTCATGGCCAGTGGCAACTGGATCCCAGAATTAATTGCACTGGCGGGCGGTGAAAATCTGCTGGGTACCGCCGGCAAGCATTCCCCCTACATTGAGTGGTCAACCCTGCTGACGATCGACCCCGAAGTAATCCTTGTCATGCCCTGTGGTTTTGACCTGGAACGCACCCAGCAAGAGCTTGACCAAGCATTGCAAACCCATCCCCAGTGGCAGCAATTGCGTGCCCTGCAAACCGGTCAACTGTACATTGTGGATGGCAACGCCTATTTCAACCGTCCGGGGCCTCGCCTAGTGGATTCCCTAGAAATTCTGGTTGAGATTCTCCATCCCTGCCCAGAACCGAAATTCTGCGGCGTGGGTTGGCGGCCATACCGGCCATACGTAGTACCCTCCATGGCAAAAATGTCAGACTAA
- the ffh gene encoding signal recognition particle protein, which produces MFDALAERLESAWKTLRGQDKITENNIQEALREVRRALLEADVNLQVAKDFIENVRQRAIGATVIAGVRPDQQFIKIVYDALVEVMGESHSPLAHGESPPTIILMAGLQGTGKTTATAKLALHLRKEGRSALLVATDVYRPAAIDQLMTLGKQIDVPVFEMGTEVSPVEIARQGVAKAKELGVDTVIIDTAGRLQIDAEMMAELAAIKEAVQPHETLLVVDAMTGQEAANLTRAFHEQVGITGAILTKLDGDTRGGAALSVRQVSGQPIKFIGVGEKVEALQPFYPDRLASRILGMGDVLTLVEKAQEEVDLADAEKMSRKILEAQFDFDDFLKQLRLLKNMGSLAGIMKLIPGMNKISTEQLQQGEQQLKRAEAMINSMTREERRNPELLASSPSRRERVAKGSGYQVADVTKLVSDFQRMRSLMQQMGQGSFPGMGMPGLNPMGRGGRAQTAKKPKKQKKRKGFGVL; this is translated from the coding sequence ATGTTTGACGCCCTTGCCGAACGCCTTGAATCTGCTTGGAAAACCCTACGGGGTCAAGACAAAATTACGGAAAACAATATCCAGGAAGCTCTTAGGGAAGTGCGGCGCGCCCTATTAGAGGCCGATGTCAACCTACAGGTCGCCAAAGACTTTATTGAAAACGTCCGTCAGCGGGCGATCGGTGCCACAGTCATTGCCGGGGTTCGTCCCGATCAGCAATTTATCAAAATTGTTTATGATGCCCTCGTTGAGGTCATGGGGGAATCCCACAGTCCCCTTGCTCACGGGGAGTCACCACCCACGATTATTCTCATGGCGGGTTTACAGGGAACGGGGAAAACCACCGCCACCGCAAAGTTAGCTCTGCACCTACGCAAAGAAGGCCGCAGTGCTCTGTTGGTGGCTACCGATGTCTATCGTCCCGCTGCCATTGACCAGTTGATGACCCTTGGCAAACAAATTGATGTGCCCGTGTTTGAAATGGGTACAGAGGTTAGCCCTGTGGAAATTGCTCGCCAAGGGGTGGCCAAAGCCAAGGAACTGGGTGTGGATACCGTGATTATTGACACTGCGGGGCGCCTACAAATTGATGCCGAGATGATGGCAGAACTGGCGGCCATTAAGGAAGCAGTACAACCCCACGAAACCCTCTTGGTGGTGGATGCGATGACCGGGCAAGAGGCGGCCAACCTCACCCGTGCTTTCCATGAGCAGGTGGGGATTACGGGGGCCATTCTCACCAAGCTAGATGGCGATACACGCGGTGGCGCAGCTCTCTCGGTGCGTCAGGTCTCTGGACAGCCGATTAAGTTTATTGGTGTTGGTGAAAAAGTCGAAGCTCTCCAGCCTTTCTATCCCGATCGCTTGGCTTCGCGCATCTTGGGGATGGGGGATGTCCTCACCCTTGTCGAAAAAGCCCAAGAGGAAGTGGACTTGGCCGATGCCGAAAAAATGTCCCGCAAAATCCTCGAAGCCCAGTTTGACTTTGATGACTTCCTCAAGCAACTGCGCTTGCTAAAAAATATGGGTTCCCTGGCGGGAATTATGAAGCTCATCCCCGGCATGAATAAAATTTCAACGGAGCAACTCCAGCAGGGGGAACAGCAACTGAAGCGGGCAGAAGCAATGATTAACTCCATGACCCGCGAAGAGCGCCGCAATCCTGAACTTCTTGCCAGTTCCCCCAGTCGCCGTGAACGGGTGGCCAAAGGTTCCGGTTATCAAGTAGCCGATGTTACAAAGTTGGTCAGCGATTTCCAACGCATGCGATCGCTGATGCAGCAGATGGGTCAAGGGAGCTTTCCGGGAATGGGGATGCCGGGTCTGAACCCAATGGGTCGAGGGGGACGTGCCCAGACTGCCAAAAAGCCCAAGAAGCAAAAGAAACGCAAGGGCTTTGGTGTTCTCTAA
- a CDS encoding alpha-D-glucose phosphate-specific phosphoglucomutase — translation MGIQVIATTPFKDQKPGTSGLRKPVPVFQQRHYLENFIQAIFDTIEAPQGQTLVLGGDGRYFNAEAIQVILKMAAANGFARVKVGQNGILSTPAASCVIRKYGAVGGIILSASHNPAGPQGDFGVKFNIANGGPAPEKVTNAIYERSLALTHYKIYTAPDVNLHTLGEFPLGEMIVEVIDPVADYQALLETLFDFDRIAEVIRTGKLRLVFDAMHAVTGPYAQQILEKRLGAPPGTVQNGVPLPDFGGGHPDPNLVYAHDLVQQLFGEHPPDFGAASDGDGDRNMILGANCFVTPSDSLAILAANAQLVPGYKDGLAGIARSMPTSQAADRVAAKLGIDCYETPTGWKFFGNLLDAGKATLCGEESFGTGSNHVREKDGLWAVLFWLNILAVRQTSVAEIVKAHWQTYGRNYYSRHDYEGIDSDRAHTLMSQLEQKLPSLVGQTLGAYTVATADNFSYTDPVDHSVSQNQGIRLVFEDGSRIVYRLSGTGTQGATLRVYLERFEPHPAQQHLDAQAALADLIQLANEVANIQGLTGRDRPTVIT, via the coding sequence ATGGGTATTCAAGTTATTGCCACCACTCCCTTCAAGGATCAAAAACCCGGTACCTCTGGCTTACGTAAGCCAGTACCTGTTTTTCAGCAGCGCCACTACCTGGAAAACTTTATTCAAGCAATTTTTGACACCATTGAGGCACCGCAGGGGCAGACCCTTGTCCTCGGGGGTGATGGTCGCTACTTCAATGCCGAAGCGATTCAAGTCATCCTCAAAATGGCGGCAGCCAATGGTTTTGCACGGGTCAAGGTGGGGCAGAATGGGATTCTTTCAACCCCAGCCGCCTCCTGCGTGATCCGCAAGTATGGGGCAGTGGGGGGCATTATTCTCTCAGCCAGTCACAACCCCGCAGGGCCACAGGGAGATTTTGGCGTCAAGTTCAACATTGCCAATGGGGGACCTGCTCCCGAAAAAGTCACTAATGCGATCTATGAGCGCAGCCTTGCCCTCACCCACTACAAAATCTACACCGCACCCGATGTGAATCTGCACACCCTTGGGGAGTTTCCCTTGGGTGAAATGATTGTTGAAGTCATTGACCCCGTGGCTGATTATCAAGCGCTGCTGGAGACCCTTTTTGACTTTGATCGCATTGCCGAGGTGATCCGTACAGGGAAGCTGCGCCTTGTCTTTGATGCCATGCACGCGGTTACAGGACCCTACGCCCAGCAAATTCTGGAAAAGCGCTTGGGAGCACCCCCAGGCACGGTTCAAAATGGTGTGCCGCTACCGGACTTTGGCGGTGGGCATCCCGACCCCAATTTGGTTTATGCCCATGACTTGGTGCAGCAACTCTTTGGTGAGCATCCGCCGGATTTTGGGGCTGCCTCCGATGGCGATGGCGATCGCAACATGATTTTGGGGGCAAACTGTTTTGTAACCCCCAGTGATAGCCTAGCTATTCTGGCGGCCAATGCCCAACTTGTGCCCGGCTACAAAGATGGATTAGCGGGGATTGCCCGTTCGATGCCCACCAGTCAAGCGGCCGATCGCGTTGCTGCTAAGCTTGGTATTGACTGTTACGAAACCCCCACAGGCTGGAAGTTCTTTGGTAATCTCCTCGATGCCGGTAAAGCAACCCTCTGCGGTGAGGAGAGTTTTGGCACTGGCTCCAACCACGTGCGCGAAAAAGATGGCCTCTGGGCTGTGCTCTTTTGGTTGAATATCTTGGCCGTCCGCCAAACCTCTGTGGCCGAGATTGTCAAAGCTCACTGGCAAACCTATGGCCGCAACTATTATTCGCGCCATGACTATGAGGGCATCGACAGCGATCGCGCCCACACGCTGATGAGCCAACTAGAGCAAAAACTTCCCAGCCTAGTGGGTCAGACCTTGGGTGCCTACACAGTGGCCACTGCTGATAACTTTAGCTACACCGATCCAGTGGATCACAGCGTCAGCCAAAACCAAGGCATTCGGCTCGTTTTTGAAGATGGCAGCCGCATTGTCTATCGCCTGTCAGGAACAGGAACCCAGGGGGCAACGCTGCGGGTCTATTTGGAGCGCTTTGAACCCCATCCTGCCCAGCAACACCTCGATGCCCAAGCGGCACTTGCCGATTTAATTCAACTGGCCAATGAAGTGGCAAATATCCAAGGCTTAACGGGTCGCGATCGCCCCACCGTCATTACCTGA
- the sbcD gene encoding exonuclease subunit SbcD, translating into MKILHVSDIHLGSGLSHGHINPATGLNTRLEDFIAALATCIDRALSEPVDLVLFGGDAFPDATPPPLVHEAFASQFRRLADAHIPTVLLVGNHDQHAQGQGGASLSLYRTLGVPGFIVGDRLATHRIDTPQGSVQVMTLPWLTRSTLLTRPETSGLSLADVHQLLLERLRLALEGEIRQLDPALPTVLLAHAMVDTAQYGSERYLSAGKGFTIPLGFLARPCFDYVALGHVHRHQVLCHDPPVVYSGSIERVDFGEEGEEKGYVLVNLVKGKTEFQFCPLPTRPFRTIRVDLTEVERNPQAALLAAIASVDISEAVVRVMYQLRPDQIPLINLHELEKALESAHSISLLPQLANSEPIGRLPEVALEQCLDPSHALQLYLDHRPDLEPLRQDLLAALQTLAGNPEQERQDGPQIPRSPEPVIEQLQLLS; encoded by the coding sequence ATGAAAATTCTCCATGTGTCTGATATCCACCTTGGCAGTGGCCTCAGTCATGGCCACATTAACCCTGCCACGGGCTTGAATACGCGCCTTGAGGATTTTATTGCTGCTCTGGCCACCTGTATTGACCGTGCTCTGAGTGAACCCGTTGATTTGGTGCTTTTTGGGGGCGATGCCTTTCCCGATGCAACACCACCCCCCCTCGTCCATGAAGCCTTTGCCAGCCAATTTCGCCGCTTGGCAGATGCCCACATTCCCACAGTTTTGCTGGTGGGCAACCACGATCAGCACGCCCAAGGACAGGGGGGCGCCAGCCTCAGTCTCTATCGCACCCTGGGGGTACCCGGCTTTATTGTTGGCGATCGCTTGGCCACCCATCGCATTGACACTCCCCAGGGCAGTGTTCAAGTCATGACCCTCCCTTGGTTAACGCGATCGACACTCCTCACGCGGCCGGAAACCAGTGGCCTTTCCCTTGCGGATGTGCATCAACTGCTCCTAGAGCGGCTTCGCCTTGCCCTTGAGGGGGAAATTCGCCAACTCGATCCTGCCTTACCTACCGTCTTACTTGCCCATGCTATGGTGGACACCGCCCAGTACGGCTCTGAACGCTATTTGAGTGCGGGCAAAGGCTTTACAATTCCCCTGGGTTTCTTGGCACGCCCCTGTTTTGATTACGTTGCCCTTGGTCATGTCCATCGCCATCAAGTCCTGTGTCACGATCCACCCGTGGTCTATTCCGGCAGTATTGAGCGGGTGGATTTTGGCGAAGAGGGGGAAGAAAAGGGCTATGTCTTAGTAAACCTCGTCAAAGGGAAAACAGAATTTCAGTTTTGTCCCCTCCCCACCCGCCCCTTCCGCACAATTCGTGTGGACTTAACCGAGGTGGAACGCAATCCCCAAGCTGCCCTCTTGGCGGCGATCGCCAGCGTGGACATCAGCGAAGCCGTGGTGCGGGTCATGTATCAACTGCGCCCCGATCAAATTCCCCTGATTAACCTCCATGAATTGGAAAAGGCTCTTGAAAGCGCCCATAGCATCAGCCTCCTGCCCCAACTTGCCAATAGTGAGCCCATTGGCCGGCTGCCAGAAGTTGCCCTCGAACAATGCCTTGACCCCAGCCATGCGCTGCAACTGTATCTAGATCACCGCCCCGATCTTGAACCCCTGCGGCAGGATCTGCTAGCGGCACTCCAAACCCTTGCGGGCAATCCTGAACAGGAGCGTCAAGACGGGCCACAGATACCGCGATCGCCCGAACCTGTGATTGAGCAACTGCAATTGCTCTCCTAG
- a CDS encoding CAAD domain-containing protein, giving the protein MNEFEISPTTETTHTEKPIFEPTPPAAPLAEVESQTTTPKVGGLTDEQWQQAREKLYWLLTVFPDQVSEFLGEYQQSLRTLLIILATVPFVALAVAILEVVNAIPLLGPTCELVGFGYTCWFLYRYVLFESGRRELGQRVNEYKSRILGNQGGSSS; this is encoded by the coding sequence ATGAATGAATTTGAGATATCCCCAACCACAGAAACCACCCATACAGAAAAGCCCATTTTTGAACCAACACCGCCGGCAGCACCCTTAGCGGAAGTAGAGTCTCAGACAACGACGCCAAAGGTGGGTGGTCTCACGGATGAACAGTGGCAACAGGCTCGCGAAAAACTCTATTGGCTCCTCACAGTCTTTCCCGATCAGGTGAGTGAATTTCTGGGCGAATACCAGCAGTCCCTGCGTACTCTTCTCATTATTCTCGCCACTGTTCCTTTTGTGGCACTAGCGGTTGCCATTTTGGAAGTGGTGAATGCGATTCCCCTCCTAGGGCCAACCTGTGAACTCGTCGGCTTTGGCTACACCTGTTGGTTTCTCTATCGCTATGTCCTCTTTGAATCGGGTCGCCGGGAATTGGGTCAAAGGGTCAACGAGTATAAATCCCGTATCCTTGGCAATCAAGGCGGTAGTTCTTCTTAA
- a CDS encoding glycoside hydrolase family 57 protein has translation MAIGYLALVLHAHLPFVRHPESDYVLEEEWLFEAITETYVPLIRMFEGLKRDGVDFKITMSMTPPLISMLRDPLLQERYDQHLAKLEELAELEVEHNTYNGHIRYLAEHYAQEFNRVRQTWENYDRDLIKAFKQFQDTNNLEIITCGATHGYLPLMKMYPQAVWAQLQVACEHYEQTFGRPPKGIWLPECAYYEGLERMLADAGLRYFITDGHGILYARPRPRFGTYAPIFTETGVAAFGRDHESSQQVWSSEVGYPGAPEYREFYKDLGWEADYEYIKPYIMPNGQRKNTGIKYHKITGRGLGLGDKQLYDPYWAREKAAEHAANFMFNRENQIRYLYQLMQRPPIVVSPYDAELYGHWWYEGPWFLDFLFRKVWFDQDTFTMTHLADYLRAHPTQQVCRPSQSSWGYKGFHEYWLNDTNAWIYPHLHKAAERMIELAKGEPWDELSWRALNQAARELLLAQSSDWAFIMRTGTMVPYAVRRTRSHLMRFHKLYDDIKAQKIDAGWLEKVEAIDNIFPHINYRVYRPL, from the coding sequence ATGGCAATTGGTTATTTAGCGCTGGTTTTGCATGCTCACCTCCCCTTTGTCCGCCACCCCGAGAGTGACTACGTTTTAGAAGAAGAGTGGCTCTTTGAGGCGATTACGGAAACCTATGTGCCCCTGATCCGGATGTTTGAGGGGCTAAAGCGTGACGGCGTAGACTTCAAAATCACAATGAGTATGACGCCGCCATTAATTTCAATGCTGCGGGATCCGCTGTTGCAGGAACGCTACGATCAGCACTTGGCAAAACTAGAGGAACTGGCGGAACTAGAGGTAGAGCACAATACCTACAATGGCCATATCCGCTACCTAGCCGAGCACTATGCCCAAGAATTCAACCGCGTACGGCAGACATGGGAAAACTACGATCGCGACCTCATCAAGGCCTTTAAGCAGTTTCAAGACACTAATAACCTGGAAATCATTACCTGTGGTGCCACCCACGGCTACCTGCCCCTAATGAAAATGTATCCCCAAGCGGTGTGGGCACAACTACAGGTGGCCTGTGAGCACTACGAGCAAACCTTTGGGCGTCCACCCAAGGGCATCTGGCTACCAGAGTGCGCCTACTACGAAGGCCTAGAGCGAATGCTGGCGGATGCTGGTTTGCGCTATTTCATTACCGATGGCCACGGTATTCTCTATGCTCGTCCCCGCCCTCGCTTTGGCACCTATGCCCCCATTTTTACCGAAACTGGGGTGGCTGCCTTTGGCCGTGATCACGAATCCTCCCAGCAGGTGTGGTCATCGGAGGTGGGCTATCCGGGGGCACCTGAATACCGTGAGTTTTACAAGGACTTGGGTTGGGAAGCGGACTACGAATACATCAAGCCCTATATCATGCCCAATGGCCAACGCAAAAATACCGGGATTAAGTACCACAAAATTACTGGGCGTGGCCTTGGTCTAGGGGATAAGCAGCTCTATGACCCCTACTGGGCACGGGAAAAAGCTGCCGAACACGCTGCCAATTTCATGTTCAACCGCGAAAACCAAATTCGCTACCTGTACCAACTGATGCAGCGTCCGCCGATTGTGGTCTCTCCCTACGATGCTGAACTCTATGGCCACTGGTGGTATGAAGGGCCTTGGTTCCTTGACTTTCTCTTCCGCAAGGTCTGGTTTGACCAAGACACCTTTACCATGACCCACTTGGCAGACTATCTGCGCGCCCATCCCACCCAGCAGGTGTGCCGTCCTTCCCAGTCCAGTTGGGGCTACAAGGGCTTTCATGAATATTGGCTGAATGACACCAATGCTTGGATTTACCCTCACCTCCATAAGGCTGCTGAACGGATGATCGAACTGGCCAAAGGGGAGCCGTGGGATGAACTGAGTTGGCGTGCCCTCAACCAAGCGGCACGGGAATTGCTCCTTGCCCAATCCTCCGACTGGGCCTTTATTATGCGGACGGGAACGATGGTGCCCTATGCGGTTCGCCGCACCCGTAGCCACCTGATGCGCTTCCACAAGCTCTACGATGACATCAAGGCACAAAAAATTGATGCCGGCTGGCTGGAAAAGGTGGAAGCGATTGACAATATCTTCCCCCACATTAACTATCGGGTCTATCGCCCCTTGTAG
- a CDS encoding RNA methyltransferase: MITSRQNQLVRSIRKLHHRKYRQGHLLLEGTHLIQEALASGYHLSVVCYTSAWQAKQSPTFWQQLLHSSDRALEVSEEVLAALCTTTTPDGVVAVADYTPLPALPLQSLGLCLVTLQDPGNLGAIIRTAAAVGVEGLLLTADCVDMTHPKVLRASAGQWFRLPMQTVTDGLATLKAYQAQGWQIVVTLPTAPLIYWQGDFRQPTLLVMGNEGQGLPPAYQDLSFTALRIPQEPTVESLNVAIATAVLLYEVYRQRWRD; this comes from the coding sequence ATCATTACCAGTCGCCAGAATCAGCTGGTGCGCTCGATTCGTAAGCTGCACCACCGCAAATATCGCCAAGGGCACTTGCTTTTAGAGGGGACTCATTTGATCCAAGAGGCACTGGCAAGTGGCTATCACTTATCTGTGGTTTGCTATACCAGCGCTTGGCAAGCAAAACAATCTCCAACATTTTGGCAGCAGCTTCTCCACAGCAGCGATCGCGCCCTTGAAGTCAGTGAAGAAGTCCTTGCTGCCCTTTGTACAACAACCACCCCCGATGGCGTCGTCGCCGTTGCCGACTATACACCCCTGCCTGCATTGCCGCTCCAGTCTTTGGGCCTGTGTTTAGTGACCCTTCAAGATCCGGGCAATTTGGGAGCGATTATTCGCACCGCTGCCGCAGTGGGGGTTGAGGGTCTATTGCTGACTGCCGATTGCGTCGACATGACTCATCCGAAAGTGTTGCGCGCTAGTGCCGGTCAGTGGTTTCGCCTACCCATGCAAACTGTTACCGACGGTTTGGCAACCCTCAAGGCCTATCAAGCCCAAGGATGGCAAATTGTTGTCACATTACCGACTGCGCCCCTGATCTACTGGCAAGGGGATTTCCGTCAACCCACCTTGTTGGTCATGGGCAATGAAGGCCAAGGGTTACCCCCGGCCTACCAAGATCTCAGCTTTACTGCTCTGCGGATTCCTCAGGAGCCAACTGTCGAATCCCTGAATGTGGCGATCGCCACGGCAGTGCTCTTGTATGAAGTCTATCGCCAACGCTGGCGGGACTAA
- a CDS encoding circularly permuted type 2 ATP-grasp protein, translating to MREFDNYDPGDFYDEWFLAKEQPRPFIEPLLQRVRSLPAGQLQQRQKTAQQVMFNIGATFTVYGAAEGIERIMPFDILPRVIPAQEWQALERGLKQRVVALNTFIADVYGDQKIIKDGVMPRELIESAKGYLRPCHDLKPPGGIWCHITGTDLVRDRDGTFYVLEDNLRCPSGVSYVLENRRVMKSTFPLLFKELHIQPVDEYPSHLLETLLNLAPPGLPDATVVVLTPGIYNSAYFEHSFLAQQMGVTLVEGRDLVVADGYLQMRTTKGLERVDVVYRRIDDDFIDPAVFRPESVLGVRGLMEVYRQGRVAIANALGTGVADDKVIYAYVPQMIRYYLREEPLLPNVPTYLCWEPQQLDHVLKNLDSLVVKSANESGGYGMLIGGQATAEQRAEFAERIKANPRNYIAQPTLSLSRVPTLLGDEIVGCHVDLRPYILYGKEIYVHPGGLTRVAMKRGSLVVNSSQGGGSKDTWVLNE from the coding sequence ATGCGGGAATTTGACAACTACGATCCGGGAGATTTTTACGACGAGTGGTTTCTTGCCAAAGAACAGCCACGACCTTTTATTGAACCGCTGTTGCAACGGGTGCGATCGCTCCCAGCGGGACAGCTCCAGCAGCGCCAAAAAACAGCACAGCAGGTAATGTTTAATATTGGCGCCACATTCACGGTCTATGGTGCTGCTGAGGGCATCGAGCGGATCATGCCCTTTGATATTCTGCCGCGGGTCATTCCAGCCCAAGAGTGGCAAGCCCTTGAACGGGGTCTAAAGCAACGGGTTGTAGCACTCAATACATTTATTGCTGATGTCTATGGCGATCAAAAAATTATTAAGGATGGTGTCATGCCCCGGGAGTTAATTGAGTCAGCTAAGGGCTATTTACGTCCCTGCCATGACCTGAAGCCCCCAGGAGGGATCTGGTGCCATATTACGGGGACCGATTTAGTGCGCGATCGCGATGGCACATTCTATGTTCTAGAGGATAACTTGCGCTGTCCTTCGGGGGTCTCCTATGTGCTGGAAAACCGCCGAGTGATGAAAAGCACCTTTCCCCTGCTTTTCAAAGAACTGCACATTCAACCTGTGGACGAGTACCCCAGCCATCTACTAGAAACCCTGTTGAACCTTGCCCCCCCCGGCCTACCGGATGCGACGGTGGTGGTACTGACGCCGGGAATATACAACTCCGCCTATTTTGAGCATTCCTTCCTTGCGCAGCAAATGGGGGTGACGCTTGTGGAAGGGCGGGATCTGGTAGTGGCCGATGGTTACCTCCAAATGCGCACCACCAAGGGGCTTGAGCGGGTGGATGTGGTCTATCGCCGCATTGATGATGACTTTATTGATCCAGCGGTATTTCGTCCGGAGTCGGTGCTGGGGGTCAGGGGTCTGATGGAAGTCTATCGCCAAGGGCGGGTGGCGATCGCCAATGCCCTCGGAACTGGTGTGGCCGATGACAAGGTAATTTATGCCTATGTGCCGCAAATGATTCGCTATTACCTCCGTGAGGAACCCCTACTGCCGAATGTGCCCACGTACCTGTGCTGGGAGCCCCAACAGTTGGACCATGTGCTCAAGAACCTCGATTCCCTCGTGGTAAAATCTGCCAACGAGTCCGGTGGCTATGGCATGCTGATTGGTGGTCAAGCTACGGCTGAACAGCGGGCAGAATTTGCCGAACGCATCAAAGCCAATCCCCGCAACTACATTGCCCAGCCCACGCTTTCGCTGTCGCGGGTGCCCACCCTTTTGGGGGATGAAATTGTTGGCTGCCATGTGGATTTACGCCCCTATATTCTGTATGGCAAGGAAATTTATGTCCATCCTGGTGGCCTGACGCGGGTGGCCATGAAGCGCGGCTCATTGGTGGTGAATTCATCCCAAGGGGGAGGGAGCAAGGATACTTGGGTGCTCAATGAGTAG
- the psbZ gene encoding photosystem II reaction center protein PsbZ, whose amino-acid sequence MTILFQLALAALVILSFVMLIGVPVAYASPQDWDRSKQLIFLGSGLWIALVLVVGVLNFFVV is encoded by the coding sequence ATGACCATTTTGTTTCAACTGGCCTTGGCTGCCCTCGTCATCCTGTCCTTTGTGATGCTGATTGGTGTACCCGTGGCCTATGCCTCTCCCCAGGATTGGGATCGCTCAAAGCAGTTAATTTTCCTTGGCTCCGGGCTATGGATTGCCCTAGTGCTGGTGGTGGGCGTTCTCAACTTTTTTGTGGTTTAG
- a CDS encoding type 1 glutamine amidotransferase: MRLHYLQHVPFETPAHIAQWAIARGFDWQGSHLYAGEPLPALTEVDALIVMGGPMGVYDEALYPWLGAEKAFLRQAIANGLPILGICLGAQLLAHVLGATVTAAPTKEIGWFPIELTAAAQAHPWFQDWPPQLTVLHWHGDMFSLPTGAILLAKSAACPQQGFLWGDRVVGLQFHLEVTPAGLGELIQHCQHELVPDRYVQSAAEIQAQAAQTALLAPYLERFLERWIQQ; encoded by the coding sequence ATGCGGCTGCACTACCTCCAGCATGTGCCCTTTGAGACCCCCGCCCATATTGCGCAGTGGGCAATCGCCCGTGGTTTTGATTGGCAAGGCAGTCATCTCTATGCGGGCGAGCCGCTACCCGCATTGACGGAGGTAGATGCCCTGATCGTCATGGGTGGCCCCATGGGGGTATACGATGAGGCGCTCTATCCCTGGTTGGGGGCTGAAAAAGCCTTTTTGCGGCAGGCGATCGCCAATGGCTTACCCATTTTAGGGATTTGTCTCGGTGCTCAACTGTTGGCACATGTCTTAGGGGCAACGGTCACCGCTGCACCTACGAAGGAAATCGGCTGGTTTCCCATTGAACTCACAGCAGCCGCCCAAGCCCATCCCTGGTTTCAGGATTGGCCACCCCAACTGACGGTGCTGCATTGGCATGGGGATATGTTTAGCCTACCCACGGGCGCGATTCTCCTCGCCAAAAGTGCCGCTTGTCCACAGCAGGGATTCCTGTGGGGCGATCGCGTTGTTGGTCTTCAGTTTCACCTAGAAGTGACCCCTGCAGGTCTGGGGGAGTTGATTCAGCACTGTCAGCACGAGCTGGTCCCCGATCGCTATGTTCAATCGGCAGCAGAAATTCAGGCCCAAGCGGCTCAAACAGCACTCTTGGCTCCCTATCTGGAACGTTTTCTTGAGCGCTGGATTCAGCAGTGA